The DNA window tccccatggagaaattcaactttttttccaatgtcccatacacttgttgtagcaaaactaattacatacaatacttaactcagtaaaaaatatgatatgcatctaaatcactatctcaaaaagcattaataatagcttttaaaaagttcttaagtcctggcggttgaattgtaaagcctaatggcattggggagtattgacctcttcatcctgtctgaggagcattgcatcaatagtaaactgtcactgaaactgcttctctgtctctggatggtgctatgtagaggatgttcagagttttccataattgaccgtagcctactcagcgcccttcgctcagctaccgatgttaaactctccagcactttgcccacgacagagcccgcctttcttaccagcttattaagatgtgaggcatccctcttcttaatgcttcctccccaacacgccaccacaaagaagagggcgctctccacaactgaccaatagaacatcttcagcatctcactacagacattgaatgacgccaaccttctaaggaagtatagtcgactctgtgccttcctgcacaaggcatctgtgcctTGTTATTATTAGATATCTAATAAGACATATCTACTCATTGAAATATTAAATTGATACCAGGGATGTAGCCCATATGCAGATAAGCATACTTTCTGTATTAAGGACTGAAGTTAGTTGGGATAGAAAAAGCAAATCTTAGAACTTAATTTAACAAAATGTCGAATTTACCTATCTTGTTAAGAAACCTTGAATCTACTGAGAAACAAGCAGGTTCATAACGTAATCTTGAAAGTATATTACATCGAGAATCTGCATTAACCAAAAGCACAACACGTTGGCCAGCGATGGGCAATGCTGCTACTTGAGTACAGATTTTTATTATAGTTCCTTCCTTTGTCCTGAGGCCTGCTTGAGCTAATGTAACGTGATATTGTCATTACTACTCTGACTGTatttctctctctgtcacaccaGGTTTGTCTTCTGTGGCCTCTCTGATGTCCCTTGCCTGGGTGCTAGCCTCATATCACAAACTGCTGCGGGACTCCAGGGACGACAAAAAAAGCATGAGCTACAGAGGTGCCCTAATCCACATCTTTTGGCGTTTGTTTACCATATCATCCAGAGTCATTTCGTTTGCATTATTTGCATCTATTTTTCAGTTATATTTTGGAATATTTGTGGTTGTGCACTGGTGTGCCATGGCATTTTGGATTATTCATGGAGGAACAGATTTCTGCATGTCCAAGTGGGAGGAAATTCTGTTCAATATGGTAATAGGAATCGTGTACATATTCTGCTGGTTTAATGTCAAAGAAGGACGGACACGATATCGAATGTTTGCCTATTATACTGTAATTTTGACAGAAAATGCTGCCTTGACTTTTCTTTGGTATCTTTACAGAGATCCCACAACCACTGACTTTTATGCCATTACAGCACTATGTAcagtttttatttgttttattgcTGGGGCAGCATTTATGTTCTTGTATTATGGTTTACTTCATCCCATGGGACCAAGGACAAAGATCCTTGCCAGTTCTTGCTGTGCTGAACTGCTCTGGGGAATCCCTCTGCCCCCAGAGCTCGAGGCTATGGCAGCTACGCCAGCGGCACCTCGAGGATCCCAGACTACCCCGACCAGAGTAGCAGGCGATCAGGAGGAGGAGGATGCGGCCGAGACCTGCCTGCCTGTTTTCCAAGTGCGATCCACAGTGCCACTTACACCATCCGGCCGACCCTACATACCAGAGGGACCATTCATCAAGATTGACATGCCAAGGAAACGATATCCTGCCTGGGATGCCCACTTTGTAGACAGAAGGCTGAGGAGAACTGTTAATATATTACAGTATGTAACTCCCACGTCTGTCGGTATAAGGTATAGAGATGGACCACTTGTATATGAGCTGCTACAGTATGAATCTTCACTTTAAAGCTTCACCCATTGACACAGACAAAAGAAGTAATTATGTTTACGTCAGGCACTCAGACACTGTCACGCAACTCTCAAAACACAAAACTCACAGATATGTTTTTGTTTTCCTGGTAGCTGTCTGTATATAAAGATATTCTATATGTTTTGTACGTaacaaaaaagtgaaaaaaaatctttt is part of the Hemitrygon akajei chromosome 9, sHemAka1.3, whole genome shotgun sequence genome and encodes:
- the xkr6b gene encoding XK-related protein 6b isoform X2, translating into MAAKSDGVGVTGFAQLHNLDESVTEGGDEQQQLDGEPEASSSFHICHCCNTSSCYWGCRSACLRRSLCSLKGGDHPVLDCLWIVIALLIFFSDVGTDLWLAADYYLKQDYWWFGLTLFFVLVPSVLVQILSFRWFMQDYAGGGNSAGQAASMHLAEGSRPDMSTKESDRRGDGCGEDVGCPLPTTASMGGARGCCRAFLWLFSDFVHLFQSCVYFRYIRTMYLGIQSRRKNEHQRRFYWAMMYEYADVNMLRLLETFLESAPQLVLQLCIMIQKNRAETLPCLSSVASLMSLAWVLASYHKLLRDSRDDKKSMSYRGALIHIFWRLFTISSRVISFALFASIFQLYFGIFVVVHWCAMAFWIIHGGTDFCMSKWEEILFNMVIGIVYIFCWFNVKEGRTRYRMFAYYTVILTENAALTFLWYLYRDPTTTDFYAITALCTVFICFIAGAAFMFLYYGLLHPMGPRTKILASSCCAELLWGIPLPPELEAMAATPAAPRGSQTTPTRVAGDQEEEDAAETCLPVFQVRSTVPLTPSGRPYIPEGPFIKIDMPRKRYPAWDAHFVDRRLRRTVNILQYVTPTSVGIRYRDGPLVYELLQYESSL
- the xkr6b gene encoding XK-related protein 6b isoform X1 encodes the protein MAAKSDGVGVTGFAQLHNLDESVTEGGDEQQQLDGEPEASSSFHICHCCNTSSCYWGCRSACLRRSLCSLKGGDHPVLDCLWIVIALLIFFSDVGTDLWLAADYYLKQDYWWFGLTLFFVLVPSVLVQILSFRWFMQDYAGGGLGGVEGLSSRRPGVTGYNRCCRTSVWIWQSIIHILQLGQVWRYIRTMYLGIQSRRKNEHQRRFYWAMMYEYADVNMLRLLETFLESAPQLVLQLCIMIQKNRAETLPCLSSVASLMSLAWVLASYHKLLRDSRDDKKSMSYRGALIHIFWRLFTISSRVISFALFASIFQLYFGIFVVVHWCAMAFWIIHGGTDFCMSKWEEILFNMVIGIVYIFCWFNVKEGRTRYRMFAYYTVILTENAALTFLWYLYRDPTTTDFYAITALCTVFICFIAGAAFMFLYYGLLHPMGPRTKILASSCCAELLWGIPLPPELEAMAATPAAPRGSQTTPTRVAGDQEEEDAAETCLPVFQVRSTVPLTPSGRPYIPEGPFIKIDMPRKRYPAWDAHFVDRRLRRTVNILQYVTPTSVGIRYRDGPLVYELLQYESSL